Below is a window of Fulvitalea axinellae DNA.
TGAAATGCCTGAATTCGATTTTTGCTACTGCGAGCGTTGCCGTGGCAAGTTCAAGGAAAAATACGGACAGGATCCGCTCGATATGGAAGACCCGTCTCAGAGCAAAGAGTGGCACCAGTTCCGTCTCGACACGCTCAGTGCGTTCGTTCGCCGTATTGTGGACGCCGTGCACGCCGAAGGCAAGAAAGTCTCGGGCGCCGTATTCCCGAGCCCGTCAATCTCCCGCAAAATCGTGCGCCAAGACTGGCCAAACTTCAACCTTGACGTATACATGCCAATGCTCTACTTCAAGGATTATAAAGGCGACCTGAACTGGATCAAGGAAAGGATCACCGAAAACAAACGCTATCTCAAGCCTCACCAAAAAATGTACGCAGGCCTGCATGTGGGCCACGTCCGGGAAATCGGGATGAAACCCGTGGTGGAAACCTGCCTCAAACACGGCGCCGACGGCGTAACGTTCTTTACGGGCCACAGCCTAAAAGACGAGGAGTGGAAAGAATTTGCCCAAGCGACTGCCGCCTATTCGTAATTGAAAAAACGAGACTAGCCAATAAAGAAAAAGGGCGCCTATATGGGCGCCCTCAACTTTTTTATGTGTCTTGATCTTAATCCTTCGGATTAGAAAGATTTCGCGATGTCAACGAAGTCGCGAGCTACCAAAGAAGCACCGCCGATCAAACCGCCGTCCACGTCTTTGCCAGCAAAAATTTCCTTAGCGTTAGAAGGCTTGCAGCTTCCGCCGTAAAGGATAGAGATTTCTTCAGCTACCTCAGCGCCGTATTTTCCGGCCAAGTGGGTGCGGATGTCAGCGTGCATTTCCTGAGCTTGCTCAGCCGAAGCCGTTTTTCCCGTACCGATCGCCCAGATTGGTTCGTAAGCGATCACGATTTTTTTGATATCGTCAGCCGAAAGGTGGAAAAGGCTGTCTGTCAATTGCTGGCAAACGTATTCCTTTTGTGTTCCCGCCTCGCGGATATCCAAAGCCTCGCCACAGCAGAAGATAGGAGTCAAGCCGTGCTCCATAGCCTTGTCTGTCTTGGCGGCCAACTGCTCGTTAGTCTCGCCGAAGTACTCGCGACGCTCGCTGTGTCCGAGGATCACGTACTCAGCTCCGATAGACGTAAGCATAGCGGCCGAAGTCTCGCCAGTGTAAGCTCCCGACTCGTGCTCGCTGCAGTTCTGCGCGCTAAG
It encodes the following:
- the tpiA gene encoding triose-phosphate isomerase, with translation MRKRIVAGNWKMNKNLEEGKKLTSEVINIVADELNDDVQVILGTPFIHLDSVSKLLKDSPKIGLSAQNCSEHESGAYTGETSAAMLTSIGAEYVILGHSERREYFGETNEQLAAKTDKAMEHGLTPIFCCGEALDIREAGTQKEYVCQQLTDSLFHLSADDIKKIVIAYEPIWAIGTGKTASAEQAQEMHADIRTHLAGKYGAEVAEEISILYGGSCKPSNAKEIFAGKDVDGGLIGGASLVARDFVDIAKSF